Within the Gemmatimonas aurantiaca genome, the region CTGGAACTACGGGCGCTGGAGAAACGGGAGCTGGACCCACGGTGAACCACGGGAGCTGGAACTACGGACCCGTAGGTCCCCGTGGTCCCAGCTCCCGTAGTTCCAGCTCCCGTAGTCCCAGCTCCCGTAGTTCCAGCTCCCGTGGTTCCAGCTCCCGTGGTTCCAGCTCCCGTAGTCCCAGCCCCCGTAGTTCCCAGCTTCCGTCCCCGCCGTAGTCTCTCCCCTTACCTCTTCGTACGGTCCACCTCGCTTGCCCCGCTTTTCCCCCGGTCGCAGGCTATGGGCGGCCCCCTGAGTGGGCCCACGACCCTCACTTCGGGGGGCCGCGACGTCCGACCCCTGCGGGTTCACCCCGCTCGTGACGTCCCGTGTGCGACGCCGCTCCGGCCCTCCGGGGCCCCCTTCGGGGCGCGTCGCCGGGTGGCCGCCACGCGGCGGGGACCCGCGCAACCCGTCCGCCGGACACCCGGCGATACGCGGAGGGACGATGCGCGAGTATGACAGCGCCGGCATCAGAAACATTGCCGTGGTCGGCCACGGCAGCAGCGGCAAAACCAGTCTCGTCGATGCACTCTGTTTTGCCGCCGGCTCCAGCAAGCGCCACGGCTCGATACGCGACGGCACCGCACTCACCGATCATCTCCCCGAGGAGATCGAACGCGGCTACTCCATCAGCCTCGGGTGTGCTTATGCGGAATGGATGGACAGCAAGATCAATTTCATCGACACGCCCGGCTCGCTGGATTTCCAGGGCGATGCCATTGCCGGACTGGCCGCGGCCGACGGCGCGCTCTGCGTGATCAGTGGCGTGAGCGGCGTGGAAGTCGGCACCGAACGGACCTTCCGGGCGGCGATGGCCAAGCAGGATCCCGTGCTGTTCGTGGTGTCCATGATGGACAAGGAGCATGCCGACTTCGATCGCATCTATCGGCAGATCAAGGAGCGGCTCTCGGCCAGGGTGATCCCCGTGGAAGTGCCGTGCGGGGAAGGCGCGGAGTTTCGCGGCGTGATCAATCTCTTCACGCAACGCGCCTACATGTACACGAACGGCGCCAAGGGTGAGTACGTGGAGCAGGACATTCCGGCGGAATGCCTGGAGCGGTTCACCCACTACCGACAGGAACTGATCGAAGCCATCAGCGCCACCGACGATGCGCTGCTCGAACGCTATCTCGAAGGTCAGGAGATCGATCGTGACGACGCCATTCACGGCATGAAGGAAGCGATGGCCCGTCTCGATCTCTTTCCGCTGTTTTGTGTGTCGTCGGAGAACATGATCGGCGTGCGGGCGCTGTTGACGGAGCTCGTGCAGCTCATGCCCAACGCGTGGGAGATGGAGGAGATTCACGCGCTCACGGGGGCCGAGGGGCACGAGACCGTGCAACTGCATGCCGGAGACGACGGTCCCTTTGCCGCGCTGGTGTTCAAGACCCTGTCCGAACCGCATGTGGGTGACGTGAGCTATTTCCGGGTGCTCTCGGGCCGGGTCGCCAACGGGCAGGACGTCTTCAACGCCACCCGCGACGGCGTGGAGAAACTCGGTCATCTCGCCGTGCCCAGTGGGCGTGAACGCACCGAGGTGGGCATGCTGCACGCCGGCGACATCGGGTGTGTCACCAAACTCCGCAACACGCACACCAACGACACGCTCTCCACGCGCGAACATCCCATCCGATTGCCCGCGGTCGAGTTTCCGGAGAGTGTGGTGCATTTCGCCGTGCGGGCCGCCACCCGGGGCGAGGAAGACAAACTGCAGCAGGGCCTGCATCGTCTGCACGACGAGGATCCCACGCTCACCGTGCACTACAATCCCGAAACCCACGAGACCATCGTGGGCGGCATGGGCGAGCGGCACCTCGATGTGGCGATGGCCGTGCTGCGCCGGAAGTTCGGCGTGCAGGCCGAACTCGCCAGACCGCGCATCGCGTATCGCGAGACCATCACCGCCAAAGCCGAAGGGCAGGGACGACACAAAAAACAGAGCGGTGGACGCGGGCAGTTCGGCGACTGCTGGATCCGCATGAGCCCCATGCCGCGCGGCGAAGGGTATCTGTTCGAGGATCGCATCGTCGGCGGTGTGATCCCATCCAAGTACACCCCCGCCGTGGATCGTGGCGTGCAGGAAGCCGCGGCGCGTGGGGTGCTGGCGGGATTCCCGCTCGTCGACTTCCGTGTCGAGCTGTACGACGGCTCCACGCACTCGGTCGACTCGAACGAGATGTCCTTCAAGATGGCCGGCATCCTCGCATTCAAGACCGTGGCCGCGAAGTGCCGGCCCGTGATTCTCGAACCGCTCGATCTCATCGAGATCACCGTCCGGGATGCCTGGCTGGGCGACGTCCTCGGCGATCTCTCCAGTCGACGCGGGCACATCCTCGGCACCAACACGGACGGGGATCGCACCACCGTGCGGGCCATCGTGCCGCAGGCGGAGTTGCATCTCTACGCCACGCAGCTGTTTTCGCTCTCCCACGGCGACGCGCACTTCTCACGGCGTTTCAGCGGCTACGAAACCGTCCCGCATGATGCCGCGCAGAGAGTCATCGCCGAACATGCCCGTGAGACGGAGACCGCCGAGGTGTAGAGAAGGGACCGTGGATCCGGGTGAGGTTCCGTGGCAAGTCACGGGCCACCTCGAAGACACAACGGCCCGCATCCGAGATGCAGCGCTCCGGATGCGGGCCGTTGTCGTATGTGGTCGACGTGGCGCGATGATGGTCCGCGGTCACACTCCGATCAGCACCCGCTCCGATCTCGATCCGATCCTGATGAAATCCTGAAGGAGTCCTGTGATGGGATCTCGAGCAGATTCCGATCAGACCTTGTGATACGTCAGTCGCGCGGCCTCGCGACGATCGGTCGCCATGTAGATCTCGAAATCACTGAAGAAGGCCGGCGCTTCGGCCATCAGCGTGCGCAGCACGGCCACCGCCATACGGCGGATTTCGAGCTCCGCACCCTCACTGGAGCGCAGCTCGAGCATGGTTCGCCACGCACGGGCGTTGGCGGTGACGACGATCTTGGTTTCCGTGCTGTTGGGTAAAACTCCGCGCGCGGCCTCGCGCGCCATCTTGCGACGATGCACTTTGTCGTCCACCCAGGCGTAGCGCGTCATGAGCGACTCCACGAGAGCGACGTAGCTTTCGAGCGCGGAAGTCACCTGGGCCCGCCATGCCGCCTCCAGTGGTGCGTCACCGATGATAGCCGGTGGCATCACGAACTGTGCGGCGCTCTCGTCGACATATCGTTGCGACAGCTGCGAGTACGCGAAACCCGCCCGATGCCGGACGAGTTCGTGCGTCAACGAGCGGCTGACCCCTTCGAGCAGCAGCGAATAATTCGCGTGCTCGAGGACACTGCCATGTCCCTGCTTCTTGATGTTCTCGAGGTATTCGCGCGTGGACCGTCCGGCCGGATTGCGCTGGCTCATGTAGCAGAGCCGGCCGGCGAATTCCGCCAGACGCTCGCCGTCCGTCGAGTCCCCGATCCACTGCACGGGCAGATGGGAAGGTTCGACGAACGTCGGACGGGCGAGCACCGTCACGGTGGGCTCGCGGAGAATCGCGGTGTCGGAGAGCGGCATCGGCAGGTACGGAGTGTCGGGGAGAGTGGTCGGATCTGTGCACGACCTTTCACGAACAATTCTAGCCTTTCGCGCAATGTCAGACCGTATCAGTGAGGCCACCGGCCTGCAGCAGGAGATCCAGCAGCGCCGTCCGTTCCGCTCCGTCGCCCAGGAGGCCGCGCTGGCGCTGCTGCGCACCGCGTCGGTGGTGTCACGCCGTTTCGCGCGCGTGGTGGAACCGGAAGGCCTGAGTATGGCCCAGTACAATGTGCTGCGCATTCTCCGCGGGGCCGGCGATGAGGGATTGCCCACCCTGGCCATCCGCGATCGCATGATCGACGAGGGGTCCACCGTGACCCGTCTGCTCGACAAGCTGGAAAGTGCCGGACTGGTGACCCGCGATCGCAGCCGCCCCGACCGGCGGCAGGTGCTCTGCCGCATCACCCCCCAGGGGCTGGCCATGCTCGATGCCCTCGATCCGATGATCGACGCAACGGATGAGTCCGTGACCGCCATGCTGACCGACGCCGAACGCCGCGTGCTGATCGACCTTCTGGCGCGGATCCGCACGGAACCGGACCCGGACCCGGGCGCCGACTGAGCGCCGTTTCGGGGCTTTAGGTCTTCTGGGATCTCAGGGATCTTTGGGATCTCCAGGGATCTTCGGGATCTTCAGGGATCTTCGGGATCTCCAGGGATCTTCGGGATCTCCAGGGATCTTCGGGATCTCCAGGGATCTTTGGGATCTCCAGGGATCTTTGGGATCTCCAGGGGTCTCCAGGATCCCCAGGATCTCCAGGATCTCCAGGAATCTTCCGGTCCCCCTCAGCCCTTCAGGTCTTCAAGCGGATTTCACCAGATCCAGCCGAAAGCGCTGCCACGCGCGCGTCCGCTCGATCTCGTCGAGCGCCGCGCGCACCGGCGGCGGGAGGGGCGGCGCGTCGGGGTCGTGCCGCAGCGTGCCGATCGGGTCCGGTGCCTCCCCGTGCGGCGTCACCTTGCACCCCGGATTCAGCACGCCCGCCGGATCGGCCGCGGCCTTGATGTTGGCAAACGCCGCCAGCGCTTCCGCGCTCCAGACACGGGGCAGCAGGGCGGCCCGCAGGCGGCCATCGCCGTGCTCACCGGCCAGCGTACCGCCCAGCCGGGTGGTGAGGTCGCACACGGTATCCAGCAGCCCGTGCACACGGTCCCGCCAGCCGCTC harbors:
- a CDS encoding elongation factor G; the protein is MREYDSAGIRNIAVVGHGSSGKTSLVDALCFAAGSSKRHGSIRDGTALTDHLPEEIERGYSISLGCAYAEWMDSKINFIDTPGSLDFQGDAIAGLAAADGALCVISGVSGVEVGTERTFRAAMAKQDPVLFVVSMMDKEHADFDRIYRQIKERLSARVIPVEVPCGEGAEFRGVINLFTQRAYMYTNGAKGEYVEQDIPAECLERFTHYRQELIEAISATDDALLERYLEGQEIDRDDAIHGMKEAMARLDLFPLFCVSSENMIGVRALLTELVQLMPNAWEMEEIHALTGAEGHETVQLHAGDDGPFAALVFKTLSEPHVGDVSYFRVLSGRVANGQDVFNATRDGVEKLGHLAVPSGRERTEVGMLHAGDIGCVTKLRNTHTNDTLSTREHPIRLPAVEFPESVVHFAVRAATRGEEDKLQQGLHRLHDEDPTLTVHYNPETHETIVGGMGERHLDVAMAVLRRKFGVQAELARPRIAYRETITAKAEGQGRHKKQSGGRGQFGDCWIRMSPMPRGEGYLFEDRIVGGVIPSKYTPAVDRGVQEAAARGVLAGFPLVDFRVELYDGSTHSVDSNEMSFKMAGILAFKTVAAKCRPVILEPLDLIEITVRDAWLGDVLGDLSSRRGHILGTNTDGDRTTVRAIVPQAELHLYATQLFSLSHGDAHFSRRFSGYETVPHDAAQRVIAEHARETETAEV
- a CDS encoding MarR family transcriptional regulator, with product MSDRISEATGLQQEIQQRRPFRSVAQEAALALLRTASVVSRRFARVVEPEGLSMAQYNVLRILRGAGDEGLPTLAIRDRMIDEGSTVTRLLDKLESAGLVTRDRSRPDRRQVLCRITPQGLAMLDALDPMIDATDESVTAMLTDAERRVLIDLLARIRTEPDPDPGAD
- the thyX gene encoding FAD-dependent thymidylate synthase — its product is MPLSDTAILREPTVTVLARPTFVEPSHLPVQWIGDSTDGERLAEFAGRLCYMSQRNPAGRSTREYLENIKKQGHGSVLEHANYSLLLEGVSRSLTHELVRHRAGFAYSQLSQRYVDESAAQFVMPPAIIGDAPLEAAWRAQVTSALESYVALVESLMTRYAWVDDKVHRRKMAREAARGVLPNSTETKIVVTANARAWRTMLELRSSEGAELEIRRMAVAVLRTLMAEAPAFFSDFEIYMATDRREAARLTYHKV